The genomic interval GCTTAAAAAATACACTTTTCATACTTTCCGCCATACTTTTGCCAGTCTGCTTATAGAAAATGATGTCAATCCGACTTTTGTAGCTGAAATTTTAGGACACAGCAATTTAAATATGCTTGAAAAAGTTTATGCGCACAGTATAGTTTCGGCAAAAAATTTACAGAAATTAAACAAAGCGCTTAATTTTTGAATTTGTGAATTTTTATGTATCCGAATGAACGCATTTTACGTAAATTTTATAGCCAGAAAATTGCTTTTTTACGGCTTTTAACTTATAGAATTTTATAAATTTTACATAAATAGTATGTAAAGTGAAATAAATCTTAAGGAGAAAACCATGAAAAAAGGTTTTACAATGATCGAGTTGATCTTCGTTATCGTTATTTTAGGTATCTTGGCAGCTATCGCCATTCCAAGACTAGCAGCTACCAGAGATGATGCAGAGCTTTCAAAGGCAGCTACAAATTTAAGTACTGCAGTAAGTGATTTGACTGCTTACTATACATCAAAAACAGATTTCGGGGATGCAATACCTGATATGACAAATGTATCTTTAAAGACAGAGGGTGTAACAGTAACAATAACAGATTATACACCTAAAGCTTCAGCTAGTTTGCAATTGAAAAACAAGAATTGTATAAATATCGCAGCAGTTGCTTCAGTAGCCGATACTGTTGATGCTACTACTAATAAAGTAACTAAAAAGGGAACTCCTGCGTTTGTATTTGTATCTAAAGCATCAGGTGCAGATCCACTATGTGATCAATTGGCAGCTATGCCTTCAGTTAAAAAAATGCTTGAGGCTGAGCCTGTATACGG from Campylobacter hominis ATCC BAA-381 carries:
- a CDS encoding type II secretion system protein; amino-acid sequence: MKKGFTMIELIFVIVILGILAAIAIPRLAATRDDAELSKAATNLSTAVSDLTAYYTSKTDFGDAIPDMTNVSLKTEGVTVTITDYTPKASASLQLKNKNCINIAAVASVADTVDATTNKVTKKGTPAFVFVSKASGADPLCDQLAAMPSVKKMLEAEPVYGKDDAGKALKLPKGSYPVGGSNVVYSD